The Streptomyces sp. B3I8 nucleotide sequence CCCCTCACCCGTCCGGCCGCGCGGGACGGGAGGGCCGGTGCGGGGCGTGGAACGGTGGAGGTGCAAGAGGGACCATCGCCGTTCCGGGAGTGATCGATCGTGACGCTGTGCGACCGACGTGATGTAGGACTGCTGCTGCTCCGGCTGGGCACCGGCGGGGTGCTCGTGGCGCACGGCGCGCAGAAACTGTTCGGGTGGTTCGGCGGCCACGGGATCGAGGGCACCGGACAGTACATGGAGTCCGTCGGCTACGCGCCCGGCCGGGCCAGCGCGACGGCGGCCGGGCTCGCCGAGACCGGCGGCGGCACCCTGCTGGCGCTGGGCCTCGCGACACCGGCGGCGGGCGCGGCGGCGGCCGGGTCGATGGCGGGCGCGGCGGCGCTGCACGCGCCCAACGGTTTCTTCGCCCAGAGCGGTGGCTACGAGTACGCGGCCTCGCTCGGTCTGACGGCGGCGGGGCTCGCGGTGGCGGGTCCCGGCCGGATCTCCCTGGACCATGTGCTGCGCCACGCGGTGAACCGCAACTGGATGGTGCCGGCCGCGCTCGGCGTGACGGCGGCGGTCACCTGCGCGGTGATCGGCGCCCGCACCAGGCGGGTCCGGGAGCGGGAGCGGGCGGAACGGCTGGGTGACCAGGCACCACTGTTCGAGGAATAGCGAACCGGCCGGACCCGCGGTCGGATCGCTCCGAACCGGACGGAACCTTGGCCGGATCACGCCGGTGCGGTCGTGTCCGTGACCGTGTCCGTGACCGGATCGCTCCGGTACGGTCGAGCCCCTGGCCGGATCGCTCCCGTGCGGTCCGGACCGGTGGTGCCCATGCCCGAACCACTCCGGTGCGGCTCCGCCCGCCCCCCCGGCGGCTCACGCCGTGAGCGTCGCCCAGACCGCGTTGCCGCCGGTCAGCCTCGACCGGCAGACCCCCCACCCGTCGGCGAGCTGCTCGACGAGGAACAGTCCCCGGCCGCCCTCGGCGTCACTGCCCGGCCGCGACCCCGTCATGTCCGCGCTGCCGCCGCCGTAGTCGTGGTCGTGCACCTCCAGCCGTACGCGGCCCTCCCCCATGAACCCGACCCCGCACAGGATGCGCGCGCTCAGCGTGTGCCGTATCGCGTTGGTGGCCAGCTCGGAGACGAGCAGCACGGCGTCCTCGCACAGTTCCCCGGGCAGCCGCCATCCGGTCAGCCGCGCGCCCACCGAGCGACGGGCGACTCTGACGCTGGTGCGGTACGCCGGGAGTTCGAGCCAGTGCGTGCGGTCGGGGTTGGCTACGTCTAAGAGCTCGGGGGACGTGGTCACGGGGGAGGTTGTCGCGTGGGGGGACACGATGGTCGCCTTCCGTCGGGCCGGCGGACGCAGTCGGAGCAGGGTGGTCCGGGTGGGCGGGTCGAGCGTCGGGGCGTGAGCGAGCGCGTGACGGACCGCCGCCGGACTGGTCGTGTCCGTCGGCCGGCGTCACACAAGTAACTATGCTCGCGGGTGAGTTCAGGCTGCAACCGGCTCGCTGATATTTTCACCCAGCAGATGTCGGACAGTTGTTTTCGGTCTGGCGCAATCAGCCAAGTCACTGTCATGCTCATACTGTTGACGGCTCCTCAGGAGGTTGGTCGTGAGTGACTCCCGTTCGGGTACGGGTGGTTCGGGCGGGAGCGCGCCCACCGTCCTCCGGATGATCCTGGGCCGGCGGTTGCAGGAGCGACGGCAGGACGCGAACGTCTCCCTGGAGACGGCGGCCAAGGCGCTGCGCGTGACGTCCCTGACCATCCGCCGGCTGGAGAAGGCGGAGGTCGCGCTCAAGCCGCTCTACGTGGAGAAGCTGCTCGAGACGTACGGGGCCGACCCGCAGGAGATCGACGAGTTCGTCACCATGGCCGACAAGGCCAACGAGCCGGGCTGGTGGCACCCGTACCGGGACGTGCTGCCGAACTGGTTCAGCGCGTACGTGAGCCTGGAGAGCGGGGCGAAGACCCTGCGCACCTACGAGCCGCAGTACGTCACGGGGCTGCTCCAGACCCACGACTACGCCAAGGCCATCCTGCGCGGCGGCTTCCCCAACGACAGCGAGGAGGACCTCGACCGGCGCATACGACTGCGGCTGCGCCGGCAGAGCCTGCTGGAGCGGCCGGACGCCCCCGTGTTGTGGGTGGTGCTGGAGGAGGCCGTGCTGCACCGGGTGGTGGGCGGCCCCAAGGTCATGCGGGAGCAGATCGAGCGGCTGCTGGAGGTCTCCGAACTGGAGCACGTCAGCGTCGACGTCGTGCCGTTCGCCGCGGGCGCGCACACCGGCGCCTGCGCGCCGTTCACGTACTTCCGGTTCGAGGAACCGGAACTCCCCGACGTCGTCTACAGCGAGATCCTGTCCGCCGCCGTGTACCTGGACCAGCGCTCCGACGTGGTGACACACCTCGAGGCGCACAACCGGATGTCCCTTCTGACCTCGTCCGCGGAGAGCAGAGCGCTCCTGAACCAGATGCGCAAGGAATACTCATGAGCACCAGCAAGAGCAGTGCCCGCAGTGTCCACAGCACGCACGCCGCG carries:
- a CDS encoding ATP-binding protein, which translates into the protein MTTSPELLDVANPDRTHWLELPAYRTSVRVARRSVGARLTGWRLPGELCEDAVLLVSELATNAIRHTLSARILCGVGFMGEGRVRLEVHDHDYGGGSADMTGSRPGSDAEGGRGLFLVEQLADGWGVCRSRLTGGNAVWATLTA
- a CDS encoding helix-turn-helix transcriptional regulator, with product MSDSRSGTGGSGGSAPTVLRMILGRRLQERRQDANVSLETAAKALRVTSLTIRRLEKAEVALKPLYVEKLLETYGADPQEIDEFVTMADKANEPGWWHPYRDVLPNWFSAYVSLESGAKTLRTYEPQYVTGLLQTHDYAKAILRGGFPNDSEEDLDRRIRLRLRRQSLLERPDAPVLWVVLEEAVLHRVVGGPKVMREQIERLLEVSELEHVSVDVVPFAAGAHTGACAPFTYFRFEEPELPDVVYSEILSAAVYLDQRSDVVTHLEAHNRMSLLTSSAESRALLNQMRKEYS
- a CDS encoding DoxX family protein → MTLCDRRDVGLLLLRLGTGGVLVAHGAQKLFGWFGGHGIEGTGQYMESVGYAPGRASATAAGLAETGGGTLLALGLATPAAGAAAAGSMAGAAALHAPNGFFAQSGGYEYAASLGLTAAGLAVAGPGRISLDHVLRHAVNRNWMVPAALGVTAAVTCAVIGARTRRVRERERAERLGDQAPLFEE